The proteins below are encoded in one region of Pongo pygmaeus isolate AG05252 chromosome 20, NHGRI_mPonPyg2-v2.0_pri, whole genome shotgun sequence:
- the HSD11B1L gene encoding hydroxysteroid 11-beta-dehydrogenase 1-like protein isoform X3, whose amino-acid sequence MKVLLLTGLGALFFAYYWDDNFDPGGLDYLVLNHIGGAPAGTRARSPQTTRWLMQVNFLSYVQLTSRALPSLTDSKGSLVVVSSLLGRVPTSFSTPYSAAKFALDGFFGSLRRELDVQDVNVAITMCVLGLRDRASAAEAVRGVTRVKAAPGPKAALAVIRGGATRAAGVFYPWRFHLLCLLRRWLPRPRAWFIRQELNVTAAAAA is encoded by the exons ATGAAGGTGCTTCTCCTCACAGGGCTGGGGGCCCTGTTCTTTGCCTATTATTGGGATGACAACTTCGACCCAG GCGGGCTGGACTACCTCGTGCTGAACCACATCGGCGGCGCCCCGGCCGGCACGCGAGCCCGCAGCCCCCAGACAACGCGCTGGCTCATGCAG GTAAACTTTCTGAGCTACGTGCAACTGACGTCGCGGGCGCTGCCCAGCCTGACGGACAGCAAAGGCTCCCTGGTGGTGGTGTCCTCGCTGCTCG GCCGCGTGCCCACGTCGTTCTCCACTCCCTACTCGGCGGCCAAGTTTGCGCTGGACGGCTTCTTCGGCTCCCTGCGGCGGGAGCTGGACGTGCAGGACGTGAACGTGGCCATCACCATGTGCGTCCTGGGCCTCCGAGATCGCGCCTCCGCCGCCGAGGCAGTCAG GGGAGTCACGAGGGTCAAGGCGGCCCCGGGGCCCAAGGCAGCCCTGGCCGTAATCCGCGGCGGCGCCACGCGCGCGGCCGGCGTCTTCTACCCGTGGCGTTTCCACCTGCTGTGCTTGCTCCGGCGCTGGCTGCCGCGCCCGCGGGCCTGGTTTATCCGCCAGGAGCTCAACGTCACGGCCGCGGCTGCAGCCTGA
- the HSD11B1L gene encoding hydroxysteroid 11-beta-dehydrogenase 1-like protein isoform X1 has product MKVLLLTGLGALFFAYYWDDNFDPASLQGARVLLTGANAGVGEELAYHYARLGSHLVLTAHTEALLQKVVGNCRKLGAPKVFYIAADMASPEAPESVVQFALDKLGGLDYLVLNHIGGAPAGTRARSPQTTRWLMQVNFLSYVQLTSRALPSLTDSKGSLVVVSSLLGRVPTSFSTPYSAAKFALDGFFGSLRRELDVQDVNVAITMCVLGLRDRASAAEAVRGVTRVKAAPGPKAALAVIRGGATRAAGVFYPWRFHLLCLLRRWLPRPRAWFIRQELNVTAAAAA; this is encoded by the exons ATGAAGGTGCTTCTCCTCACAGGGCTGGGGGCCCTGTTCTTTGCCTATTATTGGGATGACAACTTCGACCCAG CCAGCCTCCAGGGAGCGCGAGTGCTGCTGACAGGGGCCAACGCTGGTGTTGGTGAGGAGCTGGCCTATCACTACGCGCGTCTGGGCTCCCACCTGGTGCTCACTGCCCACACTGAGGCTCTCCTGCAGAAG GTGGTAGGGAACTGCCGGAAGCTGGGCGCCCCCAAGGTCTTCTACATCGCGGCGGacatggcctcccctgaggcgcCCGAGAGCGTGGTGCAGTTTGCGCTGGACAAGCTGG GCGGGCTGGACTACCTCGTGCTGAACCACATCGGCGGCGCCCCGGCCGGCACGCGAGCCCGCAGCCCCCAGACAACGCGCTGGCTCATGCAG GTAAACTTTCTGAGCTACGTGCAACTGACGTCGCGGGCGCTGCCCAGCCTGACGGACAGCAAAGGCTCCCTGGTGGTGGTGTCCTCGCTGCTCG GCCGCGTGCCCACGTCGTTCTCCACTCCCTACTCGGCGGCCAAGTTTGCGCTGGACGGCTTCTTCGGCTCCCTGCGGCGGGAGCTGGACGTGCAGGACGTGAACGTGGCCATCACCATGTGCGTCCTGGGCCTCCGAGATCGCGCCTCCGCCGCCGAGGCAGTCAG GGGAGTCACGAGGGTCAAGGCGGCCCCGGGGCCCAAGGCAGCCCTGGCCGTAATCCGCGGCGGCGCCACGCGCGCGGCCGGCGTCTTCTACCCGTGGCGTTTCCACCTGCTGTGCTTGCTCCGGCGCTGGCTGCCGCGCCCGCGGGCCTGGTTTATCCGCCAGGAGCTCAACGTCACGGCCGCGGCTGCAGCCTGA
- the HSD11B1L gene encoding hydroxysteroid 11-beta-dehydrogenase 1-like protein isoform X2, translating to MTTSTQVVGNCRKLGAPKVFYIAADMASPEAPESVVQFALDKLGGLDYLVLNHIGGAPAGTRARSPQTTRWLMQVNFLSYVQLTSRALPSLTDSKGSLVVVSSLLGRVPTSFSTPYSAAKFALDGFFGSLRRELDVQDVNVAITMCVLGLRDRASAAEAVRGVTRVKAAPGPKAALAVIRGGATRAAGVFYPWRFHLLCLLRRWLPRPRAWFIRQELNVTAAAAA from the exons ATGACAACTTCGACCCAG GTGGTAGGGAACTGCCGGAAGCTGGGCGCCCCCAAGGTCTTCTACATCGCGGCGGacatggcctcccctgaggcgcCCGAGAGCGTGGTGCAGTTTGCGCTGGACAAGCTGG GCGGGCTGGACTACCTCGTGCTGAACCACATCGGCGGCGCCCCGGCCGGCACGCGAGCCCGCAGCCCCCAGACAACGCGCTGGCTCATGCAG GTAAACTTTCTGAGCTACGTGCAACTGACGTCGCGGGCGCTGCCCAGCCTGACGGACAGCAAAGGCTCCCTGGTGGTGGTGTCCTCGCTGCTCG GCCGCGTGCCCACGTCGTTCTCCACTCCCTACTCGGCGGCCAAGTTTGCGCTGGACGGCTTCTTCGGCTCCCTGCGGCGGGAGCTGGACGTGCAGGACGTGAACGTGGCCATCACCATGTGCGTCCTGGGCCTCCGAGATCGCGCCTCCGCCGCCGAGGCAGTCAG GGGAGTCACGAGGGTCAAGGCGGCCCCGGGGCCCAAGGCAGCCCTGGCCGTAATCCGCGGCGGCGCCACGCGCGCGGCCGGCGTCTTCTACCCGTGGCGTTTCCACCTGCTGTGCTTGCTCCGGCGCTGGCTGCCGCGCCCGCGGGCCTGGTTTATCCGCCAGGAGCTCAACGTCACGGCCGCGGCTGCAGCCTGA
- the HSD11B1L gene encoding hydroxysteroid 11-beta-dehydrogenase 1-like protein isoform X4, translated as MASPEAPESVVQFALDKLGGLDYLVLNHIGGAPAGTRARSPQTTRWLMQVNFLSYVQLTSRALPSLTDSKGSLVVVSSLLGRVPTSFSTPYSAAKFALDGFFGSLRRELDVQDVNVAITMCVLGLRDRASAAEAVRGVTRVKAAPGPKAALAVIRGGATRAAGVFYPWRFHLLCLLRRWLPRPRAWFIRQELNVTAAAAA; from the exons atggcctcccctgaggcgcCCGAGAGCGTGGTGCAGTTTGCGCTGGACAAGCTGG GCGGGCTGGACTACCTCGTGCTGAACCACATCGGCGGCGCCCCGGCCGGCACGCGAGCCCGCAGCCCCCAGACAACGCGCTGGCTCATGCAG GTAAACTTTCTGAGCTACGTGCAACTGACGTCGCGGGCGCTGCCCAGCCTGACGGACAGCAAAGGCTCCCTGGTGGTGGTGTCCTCGCTGCTCG GCCGCGTGCCCACGTCGTTCTCCACTCCCTACTCGGCGGCCAAGTTTGCGCTGGACGGCTTCTTCGGCTCCCTGCGGCGGGAGCTGGACGTGCAGGACGTGAACGTGGCCATCACCATGTGCGTCCTGGGCCTCCGAGATCGCGCCTCCGCCGCCGAGGCAGTCAG GGGAGTCACGAGGGTCAAGGCGGCCCCGGGGCCCAAGGCAGCCCTGGCCGTAATCCGCGGCGGCGCCACGCGCGCGGCCGGCGTCTTCTACCCGTGGCGTTTCCACCTGCTGTGCTTGCTCCGGCGCTGGCTGCCGCGCCCGCGGGCCTGGTTTATCCGCCAGGAGCTCAACGTCACGGCCGCGGCTGCAGCCTGA
- the HSD11B1L gene encoding hydroxysteroid 11-beta-dehydrogenase 1-like protein isoform X5 gives MQVNFLSYVQLTSRALPSLTDSKGSLVVVSSLLGRVPTSFSTPYSAAKFALDGFFGSLRRELDVQDVNVAITMCVLGLRDRASAAEAVRGVTRVKAAPGPKAALAVIRGGATRAAGVFYPWRFHLLCLLRRWLPRPRAWFIRQELNVTAAAAA, from the exons ATGCAG GTAAACTTTCTGAGCTACGTGCAACTGACGTCGCGGGCGCTGCCCAGCCTGACGGACAGCAAAGGCTCCCTGGTGGTGGTGTCCTCGCTGCTCG GCCGCGTGCCCACGTCGTTCTCCACTCCCTACTCGGCGGCCAAGTTTGCGCTGGACGGCTTCTTCGGCTCCCTGCGGCGGGAGCTGGACGTGCAGGACGTGAACGTGGCCATCACCATGTGCGTCCTGGGCCTCCGAGATCGCGCCTCCGCCGCCGAGGCAGTCAG GGGAGTCACGAGGGTCAAGGCGGCCCCGGGGCCCAAGGCAGCCCTGGCCGTAATCCGCGGCGGCGCCACGCGCGCGGCCGGCGTCTTCTACCCGTGGCGTTTCCACCTGCTGTGCTTGCTCCGGCGCTGGCTGCCGCGCCCGCGGGCCTGGTTTATCCGCCAGGAGCTCAACGTCACGGCCGCGGCTGCAGCCTGA